Proteins co-encoded in one Methylomonas albis genomic window:
- a CDS encoding IS5 family transposase: MPRQLFTDEYWNKFKAIMLSLGIYDKPSLRQTVEGIFYRLRVGCPWRDLPITFGKWNAVYKRFNAWSLQEKLMGIFRGLVVEPDLEWAFIDGSIVKAHQHSSGAAHEQETAIGKSVAGNTTKIHMAVDACGLPIHFSVTGGEVHDCKEAPELVAKLPLAAHMIADKGYDSESLRIQIRDKGSVPIIPRKQNSTIGNDEMDWCLYKYRHLVENVFARLKHSRAIATRYDKLKRNFESVVALACAFIWLPM, from the coding sequence ATGCCACGACAGTTGTTTACGGATGAATACTGGAATAAATTCAAAGCCATCATGTTGAGCCTGGGGATTTATGACAAGCCTTCGCTACGACAAACGGTAGAGGGGATTTTTTATCGCTTGCGAGTAGGCTGCCCCTGGCGAGACTTGCCTATAACGTTTGGCAAATGGAATGCCGTGTATAAACGATTCAACGCGTGGTCGCTTCAGGAAAAATTGATGGGTATCTTTCGGGGACTGGTGGTGGAACCGGATTTGGAATGGGCATTTATCGACGGCAGTATTGTGAAGGCTCATCAACATAGTAGTGGCGCGGCCCATGAGCAGGAAACAGCCATTGGAAAATCCGTCGCGGGCAACACCACCAAAATCCATATGGCCGTTGATGCTTGCGGGCTGCCCATTCATTTCTCGGTGACGGGGGGCGAGGTGCACGACTGTAAAGAAGCGCCGGAATTGGTGGCTAAACTCCCTTTGGCTGCCCACATGATTGCTGATAAAGGCTATGACAGTGAGTCTTTACGTATTCAAATTCGAGACAAAGGGAGTGTGCCTATCATTCCTAGAAAACAGAACTCAACCATTGGGAATGACGAAATGGACTGGTGCCTCTACAAGTATCGCCACCTCGTTGAAAATGTATTTGCGCGACTGAAACATTCCAGAGCCATCGCGACGCGATATGACAAATTGAAACGCAATTTTGAAAGTGTCGTCGCTTTGGCCTGCGCTTTCATTTGGTTGCCCATGTAA
- a CDS encoding type II toxin-antitoxin system Phd/YefM family antitoxin, whose product MQTLTASEARTNLYRLIDQANESHEPITITGKRSNAVLLSAEDWSAIQETLFLLSVPGMRESIVEGMATPADECSKELDW is encoded by the coding sequence ATGCAAACACTCACAGCAAGCGAAGCACGTACAAACCTTTATAGACTCATAGATCAAGCAAACGAATCGCACGAACCGATAACAATTACTGGTAAACGCTCTAACGCTGTTTTGCTTTCCGCTGAGGATTGGTCAGCGATTCAGGAAACGCTCTTTCTATTAAGTGTTCCCGGTATGAGAGAGTCTATTGTTGAGGGTATGGCGACACCTGCTGACGAATGTAGCAAGGAACTAGATTGGTGA
- a CDS encoding Txe/YoeB family addiction module toxin gives MSWELIFTKQAQKDAKNLASAGLKEKALQLLKILESDPYQNPPAYEKLVGDLSGAYSRRINIQHRLVYQVLESERQVKILRMWSHYEK, from the coding sequence GTGAGCTGGGAGTTAATCTTCACGAAGCAGGCACAAAAAGACGCAAAAAATCTTGCATCAGCGGGTTTAAAAGAAAAGGCTTTGCAGCTGCTAAAAATATTGGAAAGCGATCCGTATCAAAATCCACCAGCCTATGAAAAGCTAGTGGGTGATTTATCAGGCGCGTATTCACGGCGAATCAACATTCAGCATCGTCTTGTCTATCAGGTGCTTGAGTCTGAGCGACAGGTGAAGATTTTACGGATGTGGAGTCATTACGAGAAGTAG
- a CDS encoding IS5 family transposase — translation MPRQLFTDEYWNKFKAIMLSLGIYDKPSLRQTVEGIFYRLRVGCPWRDLPITFGKWNAVYKRFNAWSLQEKLMGIFRGLVVEPDLEWAFIDGSIVKAHQHSSGAAHEQETAIGKSVAGNTTKIHMAVDACGLPIHFSVTGGEVHDCKEAPELVAKLPLAAHMIADKGYDSESLRIQIRDKGSVPIIPRKQNSTIGNDEMDWCLYKYRHLVENVFARLKHFRAIATRYDKLKRNFESVVALACAFIWLPM, via the coding sequence ATGCCACGACAGTTGTTTACGGATGAATACTGGAATAAATTCAAAGCCATCATGTTGAGCCTGGGGATTTATGACAAGCCTTCGCTACGACAAACGGTAGAGGGGATTTTTTATCGCTTGCGAGTAGGCTGCCCCTGGCGAGACTTGCCTATAACGTTTGGCAAATGGAATGCCGTGTATAAACGATTCAACGCGTGGTCGCTTCAGGAAAAATTGATGGGTATCTTTCGGGGACTGGTGGTGGAACCGGATTTGGAATGGGCATTTATCGACGGCAGTATTGTGAAGGCTCATCAACATAGTAGTGGCGCGGCCCATGAGCAGGAAACAGCCATTGGAAAATCCGTCGCGGGCAACACCACCAAAATCCATATGGCCGTTGATGCTTGCGGGCTGCCCATTCATTTCTCGGTGACGGGGGGCGAGGTGCACGACTGTAAAGAAGCGCCGGAATTGGTGGCTAAACTCCCTTTGGCTGCCCACATGATTGCTGATAAAGGCTATGACAGTGAGTCTTTACGTATTCAAATTCGAGACAAAGGGAGTGTGCCTATCATTCCTAGAAAACAGAACTCAACCATTGGGAATGACGAAATGGACTGGTGCCTCTACAAGTATCGCCACCTCGTTGAAAATGTATTTGCGCGACTGAAACATTTCAGAGCCATCGCGACGCGATATGACAAATTGAAACGCAATTTTGAAAGTGTCGTCGCTTTGGCCTGCGCTTTCATTTGGTTGCCCATGTAA
- a CDS encoding nucleotidyltransferase domain-containing protein yields MRLSQSQAQTIRESVLSDFGEDAHVWLFGSRVRDEEKGGYIDLYIEVQALSAADLITSKLTFLRDLHKRLGDQKIDVVLRKADGSVELPIYQIAKQTGIQWQ; encoded by the coding sequence ATGCGGTTATCACAATCTCAAGCCCAAACGATACGGGAAAGCGTCCTAAGCGACTTCGGTGAAGATGCCCATGTCTGGTTGTTTGGCTCAAGAGTTCGGGATGAAGAGAAAGGTGGCTATATCGACCTCTATATTGAGGTCCAAGCGCTCTCGGCAGCGGACTTGATCACCAGTAAATTGACGTTTCTACGTGATTTACATAAAAGGCTCGGGGATCAAAAAATCGACGTGGTCTTGCGTAAAGCCGATGGCTCGGTTGAATTACCTATTTATCAGATTGCTAAACAGACCGGGATTCAGTGGCAATGA
- a CDS encoding transposase gives MLETKSALSRRLVIGHRCDGRCRYDPIAKQELVQSCLQPGVSIARKALEHGINANLLRKWINHYQAAARDTQADELVPPLPAFVPVLTPVIKSQTCEAMLSITLVNGVQMTLQAIDLAELSPLLNTLAHLPCSASTRG, from the coding sequence ATGCTAGAGACAAAGAGTGCGTTATCCAGGCGGTTAGTCATCGGTCACCGCTGTGATGGCCGATGCCGCTATGATCCGATCGCTAAACAAGAGCTGGTTCAGAGTTGCTTGCAGCCGGGTGTGTCGATTGCACGCAAAGCGCTGGAGCATGGCATCAATGCTAACCTACTACGAAAGTGGATCAATCACTATCAGGCCGCTGCGCGTGACACCCAAGCCGATGAGTTAGTGCCGCCACTACCGGCTTTTGTGCCGGTGCTGACACCGGTTATTAAGTCTCAGACGTGCGAAGCGATGCTGTCCATTACCCTAGTGAACGGTGTGCAGATGACGCTCCAGGCCATTGACCTGGCTGAGCTATCACCGCTATTAAACACCTTGGCCCACTTGCCATGTTCCGCTTCGACCCGGGGTTAA
- the tnpB gene encoding IS66 family insertion sequence element accessory protein TnpB (TnpB, as the term is used for proteins encoded by IS66 family insertion elements, is considered an accessory protein, since TnpC, encoded by a neighboring gene, is a DDE family transposase.) has protein sequence MFRFDPGLKVYLYREPVDGRKAINGLALLVEQGLSLNPFESAVFVFSNRRRDRIKLLAWDRNGFWLMIKRLEADRFRWPKQEALMVLSVEQLHWLLEGIDLAAMRPHSARSYSQIS, from the coding sequence ATGTTCCGCTTCGACCCGGGGTTAAAGGTTTATCTGTACCGTGAGCCGGTGGACGGCCGTAAAGCAATCAATGGTCTGGCGCTGCTGGTCGAACAGGGACTCAGCCTCAACCCGTTTGAGTCGGCGGTGTTTGTGTTTAGCAATCGCCGCCGTGATCGGATCAAGTTACTGGCCTGGGATCGCAACGGCTTCTGGTTAATGATTAAACGCCTGGAGGCTGACCGGTTCCGTTGGCCGAAGCAGGAGGCGCTGATGGTGCTGAGCGTGGAACAACTCCATTGGCTATTAGAGGGCATTGATCTGGCCGCCATGCGCCCACATTCCGCCCGAAGCTACAGCCAAATTAGCTGA
- the tnpC gene encoding IS66 family transposase produces the protein MTTTITLTSDEYAALLAERQSWLADQQLVHMLTQQLRVVTVERDLLKQRVDAFLRQLFAAKSEARANPAQRDLFINEAEALAPTGQPVAEESIPDTEVQIAPHSRKKRGRKPLDPYLPREIVRHELPESERVCAHDGSPLVEIGAEISEQLDIIPQQVRVIQHQRIKYACPCCDDSIRVTPAPVRIIPKGLLTEAALAWVITGKYQDGLPLYRQAALLSRFGGDLSRSTLAASVVRVGHALQPLINLLRDRLLEADVIHGDETVVQVLKEPGRAAQTKSYLWVQMTDSGPPIRLFSYTPGRGRSQAQPLYEGIKPGSVLMSDGYEVYNGLAAGHGLIHLGCWAHARRYFVEAEAAQPKPARVSEPLATRFITAIGQLYAIESRTKDASPEQRLQFRQTHSREILANIETLLLQHLHGVMPNSLLGKALHYLSAQWPKLIRFVENGRWPIDNNACENAIRPFVIGRRNWLFSDTVGGAQASASLYSLIETCKANSIEPYGYLIAVFRQLPLAKTAEDFEALLPWQLTPSVIR, from the coding sequence ATGACGACGACTATCACGCTGACATCTGACGAATATGCGGCCTTATTGGCCGAGCGGCAGTCGTGGTTAGCTGACCAGCAGTTGGTGCATATGCTCACCCAACAACTACGTGTAGTCACCGTCGAGCGTGATCTGCTCAAGCAGCGGGTCGATGCCTTTTTACGGCAGCTGTTTGCTGCCAAATCTGAAGCCCGAGCTAATCCTGCTCAGCGCGACTTGTTCATCAACGAAGCCGAAGCGTTGGCGCCCACCGGACAGCCGGTGGCTGAAGAAAGCATTCCCGATACTGAAGTCCAGATCGCCCCCCATAGCCGCAAGAAACGCGGTCGCAAGCCGCTGGATCCTTATCTGCCTCGCGAGATTGTCCGTCATGAATTGCCAGAGTCGGAACGGGTATGCGCGCATGATGGCAGCCCATTGGTGGAAATCGGTGCCGAAATCAGTGAACAGCTGGACATCATTCCACAACAAGTGCGGGTGATACAGCATCAACGCATCAAATATGCCTGCCCCTGCTGTGATGACAGTATCCGGGTCACCCCGGCACCAGTGCGGATTATTCCGAAAGGCTTGCTCACCGAGGCGGCACTGGCCTGGGTCATTACCGGTAAATATCAGGACGGCCTGCCGTTATACCGGCAAGCCGCGCTGTTGAGCCGTTTTGGCGGTGATTTATCCCGCAGTACGCTGGCTGCGAGTGTGGTGCGCGTAGGACATGCGTTGCAACCTTTGATTAATCTGTTGCGGGATCGACTACTGGAAGCGGATGTCATTCACGGTGATGAGACCGTGGTGCAAGTGCTCAAAGAACCGGGGCGCGCAGCACAGACCAAGAGCTATTTGTGGGTGCAGATGACCGATTCTGGGCCTCCGATCCGCTTGTTCAGCTATACCCCGGGGCGTGGTCGTAGCCAGGCGCAACCCTTATACGAAGGCATCAAACCCGGCAGCGTTCTGATGAGCGATGGTTATGAGGTCTATAACGGTTTGGCTGCCGGTCACGGCCTGATTCACTTAGGGTGTTGGGCGCATGCCCGACGCTATTTCGTCGAAGCCGAAGCCGCGCAGCCCAAACCAGCCCGAGTGTCTGAGCCACTAGCGACACGCTTTATCACCGCGATTGGCCAGTTGTACGCCATTGAATCACGGACCAAAGACGCCAGTCCCGAACAACGTCTGCAATTCAGGCAAACGCACAGTCGCGAGATCCTGGCCAATATCGAAACACTGCTGCTACAACACCTGCATGGCGTGATGCCTAACAGTTTACTGGGCAAAGCACTGCATTACCTGTCAGCCCAATGGCCAAAACTGATCCGTTTTGTCGAGAACGGCCGCTGGCCGATTGATAATAACGCCTGCGAAAATGCGATTCGCCCCTTTGTGATTGGCCGTCGCAACTGGTTGTTCAGCGACACGGTGGGTGGCGCACAAGCCAGCGCCAGTCTTTATTCGCTCATCGAAACCTGCAAAGCCAATAGCATTGAGCCTTATGGTTATTTGATTGCCGTGTTCCGGCAACTGCCTTTGGCAAAAACGGCAGAAGATTTTGAAGCCCTGTTACCTTGGCAACTCACACCCTCTGTCATACGTTAA
- a CDS encoding type I restriction-modification system subunit M N-terminal domain-containing protein: MDASQYKHTVLGLIFLKYVSDSFDSRRVELTNQFKNPDHEYYLDPAYFGGADSADYQAEINAELEQRDYYAETNVFWVPKVARWEFLQNQNKVVINSVIWLTRAGDVLTQAPEDDSEKRLCTRISSVGQLIDHALEAIEHDNAKLKGILNKRYTSLQIDPAKLGELIDLIATIPFKHAILHMKGNCRLRTQKLRMALYV; the protein is encoded by the coding sequence CTGGATGCCTCGCAATACAAGCACACCGTACTCGGTTTGATCTTTTTAAAATACGTCAGCGATTCGTTTGATAGCCGCCGCGTAGAACTCACCAATCAATTTAAAAACCCAGACCACGAATACTATTTAGACCCTGCTTATTTTGGCGGCGCAGACAGCGCCGACTATCAAGCCGAAATCAATGCCGAACTGGAACAACGCGACTACTACGCCGAAACCAACGTGTTTTGGGTGCCAAAGGTAGCGCGTTGGGAGTTTTTGCAAAACCAAAATAAAGTCGTCATTAACAGCGTCATTTGGCTGACCAGAGCCGGAGACGTGCTGACTCAAGCGCCGGAAGATGACAGCGAAAAACGCCTCTGCACCCGCATCAGCTCGGTCGGACAACTGATCGACCATGCCCTGGAAGCCATCGAACACGATAATGCCAAACTCAAAGGCATCCTCAACAAGCGCTATACCAGTTTACAAATCGATCCTGCCAAACTGGGCGAATTGATTGACTTAATCGCCACCATCCCGTTTAAACACGCCATCTTACACATGAAGGGCAATTGTCGATTAAGAACACAAAAATTGAGAATGGCTCTATATGTGTAA
- a CDS encoding helix-turn-helix domain-containing protein, with amino-acid sequence MRRFLLLDDAEVQLAFAAHLRGLREQAKWSREALAERSSVPAATIKKFERTGQIAFRQLLLLWQSLDDLQRLYALTQPASQSAPLPSSIDEVLRDEF; translated from the coding sequence ATGCGTCGATTTTTATTGTTGGATGATGCGGAGGTGCAGCTGGCGTTTGCGGCGCATTTGCGTGGCCTGCGTGAACAGGCGAAGTGGTCGCGAGAGGCGCTGGCCGAGCGAAGCAGTGTGCCTGCTGCGACGATCAAAAAGTTTGAACGTACCGGGCAAATCGCTTTTCGGCAACTGCTGCTGCTTTGGCAGAGCCTGGATGACTTACAGCGCTTGTATGCCTTGACGCAGCCTGCCAGCCAGAGCGCGCCGCTGCCGAGTTCGATTGATGAGGTGCTACGCGATGAATTTTAA
- a CDS encoding type II toxin-antitoxin system HipA family toxin, with the protein MNFKPIQKLDVRRTLSTGDSVAVGVLAQNRQGVFFQYAADYLERYANLSPFTLKPSTELQLGPDTPHQGIHGVFADCLPDGWGLLLQDRVFRQQGILAAHVTAMDRLAFVGHNGMGALSFEPVADWLPDSSETIDLANLGLEAQALFEGETEQVLAELVAVSSSGGARPKAQLFMSPDQPLHCRTRAQPGDDAWLVKFTSQNLPLGHEEGLCEAAYLQLAQRAKLEPPEWQLLQVATRSGPRSWLAVKRFDWLGGAGDKAGRYHLHSACGLLDADFRSPSLDYADLIKASRQLCKSPAVGQRQFRRALFNLFACNQDDHSKNWAFLQDDSGAWRLAPFYDVTFSPHPYAEHATAFAGFGKNPPLKAMQTLARHAGFANWKLAQQALAEVVEVVANFAELARELELKTETITLITRQLNAVWQANKGLLGS; encoded by the coding sequence ATGAATTTTAAGCCCATCCAAAAGCTGGACGTTCGCCGCACCTTGTCAACCGGCGATTCGGTGGCGGTTGGGGTGCTGGCGCAAAATCGCCAGGGGGTGTTTTTTCAATACGCTGCCGATTACCTTGAGCGCTACGCTAACCTGTCGCCGTTTACCTTAAAACCGAGCACGGAACTACAGCTAGGGCCCGACACGCCGCACCAAGGTATTCACGGGGTGTTTGCCGACTGTCTGCCCGATGGCTGGGGCTTGCTGTTACAAGATCGGGTGTTTCGTCAGCAGGGTATTTTGGCGGCACACGTGACCGCGATGGATCGACTGGCATTTGTGGGGCATAACGGCATGGGGGCACTCAGTTTTGAACCGGTAGCGGATTGGCTGCCAGACAGCAGCGAGACGATTGATTTGGCGAACTTGGGTCTGGAGGCGCAGGCGCTGTTTGAGGGTGAAACGGAGCAGGTGTTGGCCGAGTTGGTGGCGGTAAGCAGTTCGGGTGGTGCCCGACCTAAGGCGCAGCTGTTTATGTCGCCGGATCAGCCGCTGCACTGCCGAACACGGGCACAGCCGGGCGATGACGCGTGGTTGGTGAAATTCACGTCGCAAAATCTGCCTTTGGGGCATGAAGAGGGCTTGTGTGAGGCGGCCTATTTGCAGTTGGCGCAGCGGGCCAAACTGGAGCCGCCCGAATGGCAGTTGTTGCAGGTGGCTACCCGCAGTGGTCCGCGTTCATGGTTGGCGGTAAAACGCTTTGATTGGTTGGGGGGCGCTGGGGATAAGGCCGGGCGTTATCATTTGCACAGCGCCTGTGGTTTGTTGGATGCCGATTTTCGCAGCCCCAGTCTGGATTATGCCGATTTGATTAAGGCCAGCCGACAGTTGTGCAAATCGCCTGCGGTGGGGCAGCGGCAATTTCGGCGGGCGTTGTTTAATTTGTTTGCCTGTAATCAGGATGATCACAGTAAAAACTGGGCCTTTTTGCAGGATGACAGCGGCGCTTGGCGCTTGGCACCGTTTTATGATGTGACGTTTAGTCCGCATCCTTACGCCGAACATGCCACGGCATTTGCGGGTTTTGGCAAAAATCCACCCCTTAAAGCCATGCAGACGCTTGCCCGCCATGCCGGGTTTGCCAACTGGAAACTGGCGCAGCAAGCGCTTGCGGAAGTCGTCGAGGTGGTTGCCAACTTTGCTGAGCTTGCCAGAGAGTTGGAGCTTAAAACGGAAACGATAACGCTGATTACCCGGCAATTAAACGCGGTTTGGCAGGCCAATAAGGGTTTGCTGGGCTCTTGA
- a CDS encoding type I restriction endonuclease subunit R, whose amino-acid sequence MITEDQLEQLCLDWFQTIGYDYVNGYDIAPDGERPERVDYRQIVLVDRLLSQLQKINPHIPIDVLERVTQQIAKPESPVLIKSNHVFHRLLLEGVKVDFKIGGEEKTDYVALLDFATVSNNQFLVVNQYTLAGSKGHRRPDVVVFVNGLPLAVLELKNPADASADIWAAYQQLQTYKDEISDLFIFNAALVVSDGLHARVGSLTANKERFLPWRTLANQDDKPLFEYRLETLVKGFFQPELFLDYLHYFILFEQDDGQLIKKIAGYHQFHAVREAVKATVIAAQQIDDRSAEPRADYAQRVVPGSGKAGVVWHTQGSGKSISMVCYASKLLAQPQMNNPTIVVVTDRNDLDGQLFNTFSMAVETLKQTPVQAGDRDDLREMLAARQAGGIIFTTIQKFALLADEASHPVLSTRHNIVVISDEAHRSQYGDKAKLNAKGQYTFGYSKHLRDALPSASFIGFTGTPIAAQDKDTRAVFGDYVSIYDIQDAVDDGATVPIYYESRLAKLDINTADIEALNAEVDEVIEDEEDIASRENTKSQWAALEKLVGSTPRVEQVAKDLASHFETRIASMPGKAMIVCMSRDICVELYNAIVALKPEWHDADPNKGAIKIVMTGSASDHAKLQPHIYSKASKKLFEKRFKDAGDPLQLVIVRDIWLTGFDAPCCHTMYIDKPMKGHNLMQAIARVNRVFKDKPGGLVVDYIGIASELKQALKTYTDSKGKGAPTLDTHEAYALLLEKLDIVRGMMQGFDYSAFATQALQLLPGAMNHVLSLQGRNGELDGKKRFLDVMTALSHAYTLCSTLDEVEPLKKEIAFLSAVKAAISKFTTVDKRRTDEEKNSALKQIIDNAIVADGVDDIFSLVGLDKPNIGLLSPEFMDDVARLKEKNLAVDLLERLLRDEVKARMKTDVVSEKKYSDRILESLRKYHNRAIETAQVIEELIAIAKDMQADLAQAEKLGLNPDEIAFYRALIQNESAVRELGDNNLRELAKYITEQLRNSTTVDWAKRDSVRARLRNLVRRALRRWKYPPDKADEAVELCLKQAEVLSEAWSVS is encoded by the coding sequence ATGATAACCGAAGACCAACTGGAACAGCTCTGCCTCGATTGGTTTCAAACCATTGGCTATGACTATGTTAACGGTTATGACATCGCGCCCGATGGTGAGCGCCCGGAACGTGTCGATTATCGGCAAATAGTGCTCGTTGACCGCTTACTCAGCCAGCTACAAAAAATCAATCCGCATATTCCGATCGATGTTTTGGAGCGCGTAACCCAGCAAATCGCCAAGCCGGAATCGCCGGTGTTAATCAAAAGCAACCACGTGTTTCATCGCCTGTTATTAGAGGGAGTGAAGGTTGATTTTAAAATCGGCGGCGAAGAAAAAACCGATTATGTGGCCTTGCTGGATTTTGCCACGGTCAGCAATAACCAGTTTTTGGTGGTGAATCAATACACGCTTGCGGGCAGCAAAGGCCATCGCCGGCCGGATGTAGTGGTGTTTGTGAATGGTTTGCCGTTGGCGGTGCTGGAACTGAAAAACCCGGCGGATGCCAGTGCGGATATTTGGGCGGCCTATCAGCAATTGCAAACCTATAAGGATGAAATCAGCGATTTATTTATCTTTAACGCGGCGCTGGTGGTGAGTGATGGGCTACATGCGCGGGTGGGTTCGCTGACGGCCAATAAAGAGCGGTTTTTGCCGTGGCGCACGCTCGCTAATCAAGACGATAAACCGCTGTTTGAATACCGTTTGGAAACCTTGGTGAAGGGCTTTTTTCAGCCGGAATTATTTTTAGATTATCTGCATTACTTTATTTTGTTTGAGCAGGACGATGGTCAGTTGATTAAAAAGATTGCCGGTTACCATCAGTTTCATGCGGTGCGTGAAGCGGTCAAAGCTACGGTGATTGCCGCGCAACAGATAGATGACCGTTCAGCCGAGCCTCGCGCCGATTATGCCCAGCGCGTCGTACCAGGTTCAGGTAAAGCGGGGGTGGTGTGGCATACCCAAGGTTCGGGCAAGTCGATTTCGATGGTGTGTTATGCCAGCAAATTATTAGCGCAGCCGCAGATGAATAACCCGACCATCGTGGTGGTGACCGATCGAAACGATTTGGACGGCCAGCTGTTTAATACCTTTAGCATGGCGGTGGAAACGCTGAAACAAACGCCGGTGCAGGCGGGTGACCGTGACGATTTGCGCGAGATGTTGGCCGCACGCCAAGCGGGCGGGATTATTTTTACCACCATCCAAAAATTTGCCTTGCTGGCGGATGAAGCCAGTCATCCGGTGTTAAGTACTCGCCACAATATCGTGGTGATCAGCGATGAAGCGCATCGCAGCCAATATGGCGATAAAGCCAAGCTAAATGCCAAAGGCCAATATACCTTTGGTTATTCCAAGCATTTGCGCGATGCCTTGCCCAGCGCCAGCTTTATTGGCTTTACCGGTACGCCGATTGCCGCGCAAGATAAAGACACGCGCGCGGTGTTTGGCGATTATGTGTCGATTTACGATATTCAAGACGCGGTGGATGATGGCGCGACGGTGCCGATTTATTATGAATCGCGCCTGGCAAAGCTGGACATAAACACGGCAGACATCGAGGCTTTGAATGCGGAAGTGGACGAGGTGATTGAAGATGAAGAAGACATCGCCAGCCGCGAAAATACCAAATCCCAATGGGCCGCCTTGGAAAAACTGGTGGGTAGTACGCCACGGGTGGAGCAGGTTGCGAAGGATTTGGCGAGTCATTTCGAAACCCGGATTGCCAGTATGCCGGGCAAAGCCATGATCGTGTGCATGAGCCGGGATATTTGTGTGGAGCTGTATAACGCCATCGTTGCGCTTAAGCCGGAATGGCACGACGCCGACCCCAACAAGGGCGCGATTAAAATTGTCATGACGGGTTCGGCATCGGACCATGCCAAGTTACAGCCGCATATTTACAGTAAAGCCTCTAAAAAGCTGTTTGAAAAACGCTTTAAAGATGCGGGGGATCCGTTGCAATTGGTGATTGTGCGCGATATATGGCTAACCGGTTTTGATGCGCCGTGCTGCCATACCATGTACATCGATAAACCGATGAAAGGCCACAACCTGATGCAAGCGATTGCACGGGTGAATCGGGTGTTTAAAGATAAGCCCGGCGGCTTGGTGGTGGATTATATCGGTATCGCCAGCGAGTTAAAGCAGGCGCTGAAAACCTATACCGATTCCAAAGGCAAAGGGGCACCCACGCTGGATACGCATGAGGCCTATGCGCTGCTACTTGAAAAACTGGATATTGTGCGGGGCATGATGCAGGGCTTTGATTACAGTGCCTTTGCCACCCAGGCCTTGCAGTTATTACCGGGCGCGATGAATCATGTTTTAAGTTTGCAAGGCCGTAATGGTGAGCTAGACGGTAAAAAGCGCTTTTTGGATGTGATGACGGCGTTAAGCCATGCCTACACTTTATGTTCGACGCTGGATGAAGTCGAGCCGCTGAAAAAGGAAATTGCCTTTCTAAGCGCTGTAAAAGCGGCGATAAGCAAATTTACGACGGTGGATAAACGCCGCACCGATGAAGAGAAAAACTCGGCACTGAAGCAGATTATCGATAATGCCATTGTGGCCGATGGCGTGGATGATATTTTTAGCTTGGTGGGTTTGGATAAGCCTAATATTGGCTTGCTGTCGCCAGAGTTTATGGATGATGTGGCGCGGCTGAAAGAGAAAAATTTGGCCGTCGATTTGCTGGAACGTTTGCTGCGCGATGAAGTGAAGGCTCGCATGAAAACCGATGTGGTATCCGAGAAAAAATACTCTGATCGCATTCTGGAGTCTTTACGCAAATATCATAACCGCGCGATAGAAACCGCTCAGGTGATTGAAGAGCTAATTGCCATTGCCAAAGACATGCAGGCGGATTTGGCGCAAGCGGAAAAACTGGGTTTAAATCCGGATGAAATCGCCTTTTATCGGGCCTTGATTCAAAATGAATCGGCCGTGCGTGAGTTGGGTGATAACAATCTACGCGAACTGGCGAAATATATTACCGAGCAATTGCGTAACAGCACCACTGTCGATTGGGCCAAGCGCGATAGCGTGCGGGCCAGATTGCGAAATCTGGTCAGAAGAGCCTTGCGGCGTTGGAAGTATCCACCGGATAAAGCCGATGAAGCGGTTGAGCTGTGTTTAAAACAAGCCGAGGTATTAAGTGAGGCTTGGAGTGTGAGCTAA
- a CDS encoding type II toxin-antitoxin system TacA family antitoxin: protein MRIAATVATRSARLGLRATPEQEAILRRAAEVAHKSLTEFILDSACQAAEQTLLDQRLFMVSGSQYQAFLDLLYGPSEENEGLRDLFSRTTPWDNS from the coding sequence ATGAGAATTGCAGCCACTGTCGCAACCCGATCTGCTCGATTGGGGCTGCGCGCTACACCAGAGCAAGAAGCTATATTGCGTCGAGCGGCAGAGGTGGCGCACAAGTCTTTAACTGAGTTTATTCTTGACAGCGCCTGTCAAGCAGCTGAACAAACCTTGCTCGACCAACGATTGTTTATGGTATCAGGCAGCCAATATCAGGCTTTTTTGGATTTATTGTATGGCCCAAGCGAAGAAAATGAGGGGTTACGCGACTTGTTTTCCCGAACCACTCCCTGGGATAATTCGTGA